DNA sequence from the Cohnella herbarum genome:
CCGCACATCTAGTTGCACTTTTTGCACTTAGTCTGTAGATGAGAGATATTTTCCTTAGATTAAGTGTACAAAATACACTTAGTGCGAGTTCAAAAAGTCCGGTTTTCAGCACCGAGAAGGTTGAAAGAAGCTTAGGGACTGAGGAACGGAGCGTAGGAAGAACCTACGTGAGTACCGGAAGGCCCGGCTGAATTCAAGATTCGATGTCGAGTACGCTTCTAGATAGGCTTCGTGATCAAAATTGGACTTTTTGAATAACCTCACTTAGTCGGTGCAGAAAAAATAGATAGGCTACACTCTAATGCATTAGCCCTGTTTCCAAGCTAACGCGGTATAGATAAGTTGGTTTCGTCGGCGTTACTAGCGGTAAAATTATCCGAAATTATCGTACAGCTCGCGCTTGACTCGATATGCATTAATTTCGTAAGCGATTGTCATGGGTAAGCCAACGATTTAGAATAAGTATCTATAGACAGGCGGGAGAACATAGATGACACAACCTTTTCGCGATCGTACGGTTACGGTCTATCGATCCGCCTTATGGCCGGAGCTGGAACTTCGCTATGTCGCGAATGAGGGCCATGTCCTAATCCGCAGCGATGACATCTACGATGTGCTCAGCAATGCGCCTTATCGCGGCGGGGCTAGCAAAGCGAATCGATTCGTGAACTGGAAGGTGCCCTTAACCTATAATTGCTCGGATCCCGCATCGATGATGCGTGAAGAGATGCACCTGTGGGGATACCCGCCGGATATGGCGATCGGACTGCAGACTGCCGCTCATATTACGCACAGCGCCTTCGCCGAAGAGAACGGAGACGAGTTTAAGCTGCTGGTCTGCGCATCCGCGGGAACGGGTAACGCGGCCAGAGCCGGTCTTGTTCGCGAGACTTTCTCGGCATACGTACCGGGGACGATCAATATTATGATTTTCGTCGATGGCAAGATGACGCATAGCGCCATGGTGAACGCGATCATTAGCGCAACGGAAGCGAAGAGCGCCGCCTTGGACGATTTGAAAGTGAAGGATTACGCTCATGATCGCGTTGCGACGGGAACGACGACCGACACCGTCCTCGTCGCGGTGAGTCAATCGGATACTTACGCGCCGATCCATCAATATGCCGGGGCGGCGACGACGATCGGCAACGCGATCGGTCGGCTTGCGTACGAAGCAGTATATGAAGCGGTTCGGACGCAGGGAGAACCCCTATTATGATAGAAGCGGGAATTATCGCCAGCGCGTTTATTATCGATCTGGCGGTCGGAGATCCGAGAGCGCTGCCTCACCCTGTCGTCGGGATGGGATATATTATTCGTAAATTGGAGCGACCTTTGCGCAATTTGGCTAATCAGAGGTGGTTCCGCAAGCTTTGCGGCGGTTCCGGGTCTTCGAGGGGCAGAGCGTTGAAGATAGCCGGGGTCGCATATCCGATCGTGCTTGTCGGAGGTTCTTTCGCGCTTACTTGGCTGTTGATCGGTTTGTTATTCCGGTTACACCCTTGGCTCGCGTATGGGATGGAAGCTTGGCTGATCTCTACGACGATCGCGACACGCGGTTTAGGCGATGCCGGAATGGACATTTATCGTTTGCTTAAGCAACGGGATCTGCCGAAATCCAGGCATGCGTTGTCCATGATCGTAGGTCGCGATACGGATACGTTGGATGAAAGCGAGATTACGCGCGGGGCGGTAGAAACCGTAGCGGAAAATATCGTTGACGCCATCCTATCCCCGCTATTGTTCGCGTTAATCGGCGGCGCTCCGCTTGCCATGGCCTACCGTGCGGCGAATACGCTCGATTCGATGGTCGGCTATAAGAACGACAAATATCTCGATCTCGGTTGGGCATCGGCGCGCTTCGATGACGTAGCCAACTTTATTCCGGCTCGGCTCTCGGCGTTGTTCATCGCGATCGCCGCTTCGATGCTCCGCCTGCCGTTCAAGCGCTCTCTACGCACGGTGAACCGCGACGCCCGCCTGCATCCGAGTCCGAACAGCGGTTTCCCCGAATCCGCGGTAGCGGGAGCCTTGGGCGTACAGCTTGGCGGCCTCAACTATTACAAAGGCGTAGCATCGGACAGGGCTAGAATGGGCGAGCCCCTTCAACCGCTCAAGGCCGACCACATCAGGCTGACCGTTCGTCTCATGTATGTGAGCTCGACATTATTTTTGGTTTTGATAGTCGTTGCTGCCGCGCTGCTAAATTAAAATACCGTATTCGATTAGGCGGCCCGTGGGGTCGCTATTTTTTTTATAATAAAAGTGTAATGATAGAGCAAAACCGACGTCTAATTCCATATAAAGATCGCGGAAGCGGATGGGAGGGGCAAATGGACGGATATTCGAAGATCGAGGAGTGGTTTCTGACCTATGGGTCCGATGTCCATCATTTCCTTGTCTACTATACGGGCCAGAATCAGGTGGAGGACCTCGTTCAGGACGTGTTCGCGAAAGCGATGAAAGGTTTGCATCGTTTCGAAGGAAGATCGAGTCCGAAAACATGGCTATTCTCAATCGCCCTTCGCGTTGCCATGGACGACCAGAGAAAGAGGAAGAGGATCGGGTTGCTAGGGCATCGATTGAGAAGAGAGCAAACGGTGTCCGTCCCGACTCCGGAGGAAATTCATTTTCATCGCGAGGATCTGCAAAGCGTGTATGTCTGTCTGATGAAGCTCAAGCGCACGTATAGAGACGTGTTGCTTCTGCGCGTGATGGAAGACTTCTCGGCTAACGAAACGGCGGAAATTCTGAATTGGACCGCTACTCGGGTTAACGTAACGTTACATCGGGCGATCAAGAAACTACGAATCCAATACGAGTCGTTAGAAGGAGGCGGGAAACTTGCTACGGGAAGAGAATGAGATGGACTTGCTTGAGCGGATCAGACAAATGCCCAGAAAGCAGTTGAGTGCGGATGCGGAGCAAACGATTCTTAGCAACCTTAGACGATTGAATGGGCAAAAGCAGCAGAATGTCAAGAAAAATAGAGTTTGGCAGAACGCGCTTCTTGTCGCTTCCGTTCCGGTATTGCTGGTATGCCTGTTTTTGATACCTGCTATTATGGAAAAATTTTCTTACAGCAATATGGTTTCCAAGAGTCCTCCGATATCCTCTAGCACTACGGAGTTGAGTCCTAAGTTTGATTTAGTCGCTAAAGACGGCAGCGTGATCTACTCCGATCGTCTCCGAGGCATTAAGGGTAAAATCGCATTTTCGGAAAATTACGAAATCGTAGCGAAGTCTTATGAGACGGTCTCGAAAATTTTCTGGTATGCATGGGGAGATCCTAGTCTGCTTAACAAAGCCCAATTGACGGCTACGGCGGTAAACCTGGATACGGGAGAGAAGTTTCTAGCCAATGAATCGACGCTCGGCAGCCCCATTAACGGGGCGGACGCTCACGCGGTCACGAATTTCAATCCTTTTCCGAGCAAAGGAAAATGGAGATTGGACGTGATGCTTAACGAGCAGCCTTATGCTTCGATCGTCATTCCCGTAAAAGACGAATACATCCATACCGATACGGCCCGATTTCTAGTCTCCAAGGACGATGCGGTTACCGGGACTTTGACCACGCTACTCGTCGTACAGGGACACGACTTAGGCGATTCTGTAAAAGTACGCGCTTTTCCCTTTAATAACGAGGATGAGGTTCGCAGCTTCACGTTTCACAGCGGTGGTGAGTTTATTCAGGCTAACGATCTGATTCCGATTACTCAGTTCTCGGGCAATCTGGAATTCGATACCCCCGGCAAATGGCAAATCGAGGTGAATGGCGAGAAAACGATCGTGAACGTTAGAGAAGGACGGTAAGTAAAGTTTGATAAAATAAGGTTGCCTTACACATAATTTACCTCTGATAAGCCCACACTGAATACGAATAAATTCCGTGGAAATGGGCTGATGCGTATGTGTAATCGATATTCGTTAACGGCGGAGCTGTCGGATCTGACTGAGGATTTCCGCATCGACAGCGTTCATGTTCCCTATTTCATGCGTTACAATATCGCGCCGACCCAACAGGTTCCGATTATTCAGCAGATCGGCGAAGAACGCTGCTTGAACCAGCACCGGTGGGGTTTAATGCCTTATTGGGGCAAAAACTCGATCAACGCGAACGTGGATACGCTGGGAGACCGGCAATATTTGCGAACGATGCTGACGAAGAAAAGATGCGTCGTTCCTTGCAGCGGATTCTACATTTGGAAGCAGGAAGGCAAGAGCAAAAGCGCTTGGAGAGCCGTCCATCGGAAGAAAGCAACGTTCGCGATGCCGGGTATTTACGATGTATGGCTCGATTCGGAGAAAAACGAGTTTCCGATGTGCACCGTCATTACGAGGGGATCCGCATTCGATACCGACCACACGCTGCCGGTTATATTGGATGAAGAAGCGATGGACTTGTGGCTCGATCCGAAGGAAACTCGGACGGAAATGCTTCAGTCGCTGCTTCAATCTCTGCCGGACGCCGATTTCAGAACCTACCCCGTGACGCCGTTCGTGGAAAATATCGCCTGGGAAACACCGGATTGCATCGCGGAAGTCCACTCGTCGTTGTCGCTCGTTAAAATCTAACCGATTTTGAGTTCTTTGCGGAAAAGAAAAGCAGCTTCGCCACTGGCGTTGGCTGCTTTTTTACGTGCGTCAAGCATGGGCGCAATCATAATTGTCGCTGCTTCATTGCGCGATCGCGCAATTAATCGTGCGTAAGTTCCTTTACAATCTTGCGGAGCATACGGATTCGGTGAGATTTGCTTGAATGGTATGTTTACTAAGAAGTCATTCCAGTAGACATTCATAAGGAGCAACGACATGAACATTGTAACAAGAACGTTTCGAAGCTTGCTTGGCGTAACGCTCGTAATCGCTTTGACTATTCCGTCGAATAGTTATGCAAGTACGCCGGCAACACAATCAAACGGGCCATCCGATCCCCATGAGGTCGAGAATTTTATGGACGGGTTTTTTCGACGGGCCGATGTGAAAACGATGCTCGTTGGCGCGGTAGTTGCAATAGTCAGCGGAGATAAGGTACAGCTTAATAAGGGGTATGGCTACTCTAATCTAAAGCTTCGGTCGCTTGTTGATCCCGACCGTACGTTGTTCCGGGTAGCTTCGATTTCGAAGACGATAACGGCAACGGCCGTGATGCAGCTTGCCGAACAAGGGAAGGTAGACCTTGATGCCGACGTGAACCGATACATGGCAGGGGTTAGCATTCCTAATCGGACAGGGACGACATTAACGTTGAAGCATCTGTTGACCCATACAAGCGGCTTCGATTACACGGATGGGACGGAGGATGAGGGAGATCCTTCGGAAGCTCCGTTACCGTTGGAAAGCTTTGTGAAAGAGCAGCTGCCGACGGTCGTTCGCAAGCCTGGCGAAGCGTTCCGCTATGATAACTACGGTTATGATGTGCTAGGTTATGCGGTTCAGAGCGTGACAGGCAAGCCTTTCGAAAAGGTTGCCGCTAACGAAATTTTTACCCCGCTCGGCATGGTAAACAGCTCATTCGCGCTAACTCCGAATGTTCAATCCAGGATGGCAACTCCGTATGACGGAGAAGGGAATCCCCTTCCTCAGTATGCTACGATTCCGAGCATCTTGCCGGACGGGGGAATGATCTCGACGGGAGCGGATATGGCAAGGTTTATGCTGGCGCAATTAAACGGCGGCAAGGCGATCGGTTCCGGTTCTTCGATTCTGAACGCGACATCGATTAACGCTATGCAACGGCTAAGCGTCTCGATTCATCCCGGCATTCCGGGAGTCGGCTATGGATTCGAGTCATCGTATCCAAGCTTGAACAATGGTCAGTATGTGGTAGATAAAAGCGGTGTTTCCTCGGGGTTTCAATCCCACTTGTGGCTGCTTCCGGACCGTAAGGCGGGCCTGTTCGTGGCGCTGAATAGCACGCGGGATGCCAAGAAGCTTCGAGCGGCGCTGATTCAAGCTTTTATGGATCACTACTATCCTAAAACAAATGAAACTGAAACTTTGACTCCGCTTCATCTCAAGAGGCAGCAGCTTCAGCGGTTTGAAGGGGAATACAGCGACCTGAGAATGAAATATTTGCACTACGGGATCACGGCGCATGACGACGGCTTAACCGTCAACGATTCTAATGGAGAGCATGAGCTTATTCCGATTGAACCTTTGCTATTTCGGGATTCAGAAGGCAAGCTTGCTGCTTTCAAAGAAGACGACAAGGGAAACATCGCTTATTTTTCCTACAGCAAGGCGGATAGTTGGTCCGAAAGATTGCCGGATAGAAAGCTCTACGCCGATGTGCCGGACAATCATCCGTACGCAAAATTCATTTATTACGCACAGCAGCAGAGCCTGCTTCGGAAAGAGGAAGAACCGGCCTTCAGGCCGGAAGAGACTATAACGCGTGCCGAATTCGTTGGTCAATTAATGACTTTAGCCGGGGATCCGCTTTCTAATGAACCTAGTTTGTTCGTAGATACGAACAACCAACGCTATGCTTCCGAAATTCAAACCGCATTAGAATACGGCATCATCAAGGGGACGCCTGGGGGGCGATTCGAGCCAAACCGTCCAATGACTAGGCAAGAAGCGGCTATGGCGTTAACTCGCGCGCTTCTGATCGGTCTCGGTTCCGCGGGAGCCGTTCCGCTCGAAGCCGAATTAAAGGGAGATACCGACCCGTGGGCCATTAAAGGGGTGGAAAACGTGGTCGCGCGCGGCTACTATGGGCCGGAAGTCGTTAAGGATGCCGAGGGTAAGGTCGATTATCGTTCCAAACAGCCTATGCTTCGTCAAGAAGCCGCGGCTATGTTTTACCGATTTCCGTAGGGAAGAGAATAGAGCAAACATGATCCTGCGGGCATGTTTGCTCTATTTCCTATCTATCGGATAAGATCTGTTATACTCGAATTGGGTGATCGACAATGATACAATCAAGCCTGTTTCAATTCAAGAGCAAAGCGGAAAGAGGGATTATTCTCTCTATCGTTTGTTTTGTTCTTTTTGCTTCCTATGTCCATTTAGTATCTATTAAAGCTCCTTACATAGGCATTGTTTTTTCTCAAGCTACGGCCACAAGCGGCGTCGTGATAGCGGTTAACGAAGGCGGAAAGGCATTGGACTGGGGAATACAGCCTGGCGACCGGCTTCTTTCCGCTGAAGGCAACCCCTATCCGAGATTATACGTAAAGGGCGCGGAGGCTGAATTAACGAAAGCCGTGAGCATCGTCGTGGAGAAGCGGGACGGGCAGCGACTCGTCTATAGAGCGGAAGCCCGACGGGCGGATTTCACCGTCATGGTCGTCTCCTTAATAATGGAGGCGATGCTGCTAGGCATTGGCTGGAATGCCGTTCGAGCCAAGCCGGAATCGCGAGTTATACGACAATTTTATACGTTAAATTATACGATGGCTTTAATCGTGCTAACGATTTACTCCAGAGAGAAAAGCCTGTCCGACATCGTTGTCACCTCCTGCGCGATTTGGCTGCCTTATCTGATCTTTTCCTTTTATCTCCTGTTCGTGTTTCGCGCTATGCATTCCAGATTCGGTAAGCTGCTGCTCGCCATTCGAATGTATTCGATTGCCCTTTCCGCCTACATGATTTATCTGATTGCCAGCAGCGGAGAGGTATCGAAGTGGGTTTCCGATCTCTTAAATCTGTCGACTGTGTTGACCCTTATTACGTTGGCGTGCATTACGCTCTTTTATTGGAAATCGTTTCATCGATTAGAAAGAAACCAGCTCTTGCTGCTGTTCTCCGGGCTATTCTTGAGCATGACGCCGCTTACGTTCTTGTATGCGGTTCCGGTACTCCTCGGAAACGAGGCGATCATTCCGCTCAGTTACGCATTGATCGGTCTTCTTCCTTTCTCGGGATTATTGACCTATCTGCTCGTTGTCCGAAGCTTGTTAACGATGAAGATAAGTTCAAGAAGTTTGCTACATCATCGCCGGGCCGAGCGACTACGGGAGAACTGGATGTCGCAGCAGAAGCTGAGCTTGTCCATTCGATTGTCGGAGAAGAAGATGATCCGAGATCGGATGAAAAGAGTAGCTTATAGCCTTCATGGCATGATGGATATCGGGGGAGTTTGCTTAATCTGGCGGCAAGATCGTCGTACTTATGCATATGCTACGAGAATCTACTCTGGAACGGAGAATGCGGTCGTTGCTGCCGGTAAGATCAGCGCGGAACAATTGGCGCAGCATTTTGGGTTCGATAAAGTAATCGCGCTTTCAGATGATAACGGGGAGCAGACGCTCGGATTCTTATGTCTAGGGTATTCGCCTAATCACTTGCGGTTAACGGACGAAGAGGAGCAAATTCTATTCGAGGCGGGCGAGGATGCTGTTCGAATATTGACGGAAACGGCGCGCCTGTCCGAGTATTATAGAGATGATAGGCTAGCTAGGGAGCAGTTGATGCGAAGCGGGCGAACAATGTCCGACGTTTCGTATGATAGCGAGGCTCTGAT
Encoded proteins:
- a CDS encoding adenosylcobinamide amidohydrolase, coding for MTQPFRDRTVTVYRSALWPELELRYVANEGHVLIRSDDIYDVLSNAPYRGGASKANRFVNWKVPLTYNCSDPASMMREEMHLWGYPPDMAIGLQTAAHITHSAFAEENGDEFKLLVCASAGTGNAARAGLVRETFSAYVPGTINIMIFVDGKMTHSAMVNAIISATEAKSAALDDLKVKDYAHDRVATGTTTDTVLVAVSQSDTYAPIHQYAGAATTIGNAIGRLAYEAVYEAVRTQGEPLL
- the cbiB gene encoding adenosylcobinamide-phosphate synthase CbiB — its product is MIEAGIIASAFIIDLAVGDPRALPHPVVGMGYIIRKLERPLRNLANQRWFRKLCGGSGSSRGRALKIAGVAYPIVLVGGSFALTWLLIGLLFRLHPWLAYGMEAWLISTTIATRGLGDAGMDIYRLLKQRDLPKSRHALSMIVGRDTDTLDESEITRGAVETVAENIVDAILSPLLFALIGGAPLAMAYRAANTLDSMVGYKNDKYLDLGWASARFDDVANFIPARLSALFIAIAASMLRLPFKRSLRTVNRDARLHPSPNSGFPESAVAGALGVQLGGLNYYKGVASDRARMGEPLQPLKADHIRLTVRLMYVSSTLFLVLIVVAAALLN
- a CDS encoding RNA polymerase sigma factor, with protein sequence MDGYSKIEEWFLTYGSDVHHFLVYYTGQNQVEDLVQDVFAKAMKGLHRFEGRSSPKTWLFSIALRVAMDDQRKRKRIGLLGHRLRREQTVSVPTPEEIHFHREDLQSVYVCLMKLKRTYRDVLLLRVMEDFSANETAEILNWTATRVNVTLHRAIKKLRIQYESLEGGGKLATGRE
- a CDS encoding SOS response-associated peptidase; the protein is MRMCNRYSLTAELSDLTEDFRIDSVHVPYFMRYNIAPTQQVPIIQQIGEERCLNQHRWGLMPYWGKNSINANVDTLGDRQYLRTMLTKKRCVVPCSGFYIWKQEGKSKSAWRAVHRKKATFAMPGIYDVWLDSEKNEFPMCTVITRGSAFDTDHTLPVILDEEAMDLWLDPKETRTEMLQSLLQSLPDADFRTYPVTPFVENIAWETPDCIAEVHSSLSLVKI
- a CDS encoding serine hydrolase; the encoded protein is MNIVTRTFRSLLGVTLVIALTIPSNSYASTPATQSNGPSDPHEVENFMDGFFRRADVKTMLVGAVVAIVSGDKVQLNKGYGYSNLKLRSLVDPDRTLFRVASISKTITATAVMQLAEQGKVDLDADVNRYMAGVSIPNRTGTTLTLKHLLTHTSGFDYTDGTEDEGDPSEAPLPLESFVKEQLPTVVRKPGEAFRYDNYGYDVLGYAVQSVTGKPFEKVAANEIFTPLGMVNSSFALTPNVQSRMATPYDGEGNPLPQYATIPSILPDGGMISTGADMARFMLAQLNGGKAIGSGSSILNATSINAMQRLSVSIHPGIPGVGYGFESSYPSLNNGQYVVDKSGVSSGFQSHLWLLPDRKAGLFVALNSTRDAKKLRAALIQAFMDHYYPKTNETETLTPLHLKRQQLQRFEGEYSDLRMKYLHYGITAHDDGLTVNDSNGEHELIPIEPLLFRDSEGKLAAFKEDDKGNIAYFSYSKADSWSERLPDRKLYADVPDNHPYAKFIYYAQQQSLLRKEEEPAFRPEETITRAEFVGQLMTLAGDPLSNEPSLFVDTNNQRYASEIQTALEYGIIKGTPGGRFEPNRPMTRQEAAMALTRALLIGLGSAGAVPLEAELKGDTDPWAIKGVENVVARGYYGPEVVKDAEGKVDYRSKQPMLRQEAAAMFYRFP
- a CDS encoding ATP-binding protein; translated protein: MIQSSLFQFKSKAERGIILSIVCFVLFASYVHLVSIKAPYIGIVFSQATATSGVVIAVNEGGKALDWGIQPGDRLLSAEGNPYPRLYVKGAEAELTKAVSIVVEKRDGQRLVYRAEARRADFTVMVVSLIMEAMLLGIGWNAVRAKPESRVIRQFYTLNYTMALIVLTIYSREKSLSDIVVTSCAIWLPYLIFSFYLLFVFRAMHSRFGKLLLAIRMYSIALSAYMIYLIASSGEVSKWVSDLLNLSTVLTLITLACITLFYWKSFHRLERNQLLLLFSGLFLSMTPLTFLYAVPVLLGNEAIIPLSYALIGLLPFSGLLTYLLVVRSLLTMKISSRSLLHHRRAERLRENWMSQQKLSLSIRLSEKKMIRDRMKRVAYSLHGMMDIGGVCLIWRQDRRTYAYATRIYSGTENAVVAAGKISAEQLAQHFGFDKVIALSDDNGEQTLGFLCLGYSPNHLRLTDEEEQILFEAGEDAVRILTETARLSEYYRDDRLAREQLMRSGRTMSDVSYDSEALMEELESHRMRTTNFLHDNLLQNLIFLSRDLEELHDSGSASQEEVAVWLKCVYDSQRDIRALCDELYPPIIDEGNLKEALQWLLRTMKEKGDTSANLRYELKTKELERETVKIGLFRSIREIVYNVFKHAQAEKMTIHLWEDEHTIYCEIKDNGRGFDVSKVLDSAVPGERRFGLLSVHSQIRRLGGDIDIHSELGRGTAVTIILPLDKEVYDDEDFGKGATEN